From the genome of Euwallacea similis isolate ESF13 chromosome 26, ESF131.1, whole genome shotgun sequence:
GGATTTCCAACGAACCTGCAATTTTGTGCTCCGTAAGTCAAGGAGGCGAGGACTTCCAGGTGCTAGACTTCAATGGCGATGATAGGGCTAAGATTTTAGGGTTGACATGGCAGTATTCGTCGGACATTCTGTCGTACAAAATTCGTCTGTCTGAGGGAGGAATAAAGGTGACTAAGCGCACCATCTTATCCAGCATTTCGCAAGTCTTTGATCCTTTGGGTCTGCTGTCTCCGTCGATAATTGTCGCAAAGATCTTCATTCAGAAACTTTGGTTGGAAAAGTTGTCGTGGGATGAGTCGGTCCCTGCCCATTTGTATACGGCTTGGGTTAAGTTTCGTAGTGAGCTACCAAgtcttaataaaattaatatttatcgCCACATCGCATGCTTGGATGCTGTACGCCATGAGTTGCATGGTTTTTCTGACGCCAGCGAGGCAGCTTATGGTAGCGCTGTTTACGTCAGATCTGTCGATAGAAACGGCGACATAGCAGTGAGGCTATTGTGCGCCAAAAGCAAGGTGAGTCCGTTAAAATCCCTGACCGTTCCTCGTTTAGAACTGTGCGGTGCATTAGCCATGGCCCGGCTAATGAGCAAAATAAGGGCTTCCGCCAGATTGCAATTTGATAGGTGTGTATGTTGGTCGGATTCGTCTATAGTCTTGAGTTGGTTAAAGATGTCCCCCAGTAGTCTAAAAATCTTTGTCAGCTCTCGGGTATCGGAGATTCAATCGCTTGCAGGGGAATATGAATGGCGACACGTTCCCACGAAAGAAAATCCTGCGGACCTATTGTCGAGGGGGGTATTTCCCAACAAACTCGTCGAAGTGAGCCTTTGATGGTGGAATGGCCCTTCCTTTCTTCTTTCTGAGGAACGTCATTGGCCAAATACTTTTGAAGGACCTAAGGAGGTACCGGAGGTGCGTGTTTCGAAGGGTGTCTTCGCGCTCGTGTCCGCGGGGGATTATCTCTTTGAACGTTACTCAGATTTTAATCGGTTGATTCGAATCACAGCATGCGTGCTTCGTTTTATTCTCAATTGTCGTTCGAGGTCGCTGAAACGGGACGTCGTGAGTGGCTCATTATCGAGCTTAGAGCTAAATGATGCTACTAAAACTTTAGTTAGGATTGCTCAAAGGGACAGTTTTCCGGATGAATATGATCGTCTCACCGGGGGGATCGCCTTGAGCCCAAAAAGTAAACTACTGAGTTTGAGTCCGTTCGTGGACAGGGAGGGCGTAATGAGAGTAGGAGGAAGGCTGCGAAACTCGCCTTATCATTTTGATAAGAAGCATCCTATGCTTCTCTCTCCCAAACATCGATTGTCGCGGATGTTATGCGAGTATGAGCATAAAAGGTTAATGCACGCCGGTCCTCAACTACTGTTCTCGTCCATAAGGGAGAAATTTTGGATTGTCGCGTCTCGTAACCTTATAAGGGCTACTGTTAGAAATTGCATTGCTTGTTCGCGATTTAATCCTCAATGTTTAGTGCCTATCATGGGTGACCTTCCACAAGAACGCTTAACTGTTGGACGCGTATTTTCGGTGGTAGGAGTTGACTACATGGGTCCGCTCCATATTAGGGATAAAAAGGGTCGCGGCTCGAGGTTGTCCAAGTGCTACGTAAGCGTCTTTATATGCTTTGCAACGAAGGCTCTGCATTTGGAATTAGTGTCTGATCTCAGTAGTGAGTCGTTTTTGCTCGCTTTTCGTCGGTTTGTGGCTCGGCGTGGACGGCCTAGTCACGTTTACTCGGATAATGGCACAAATTTCGTTGGTGCCAATCGGGAACTGTCAGAGCTCGGCagtttcttaattaaataatctCGCAATTTAGTCGATTCATGTGCTCGAGAAGGTGTGCAGTGGTACTTCATACCCGCCCAATCACCTCACTTCGGAGGTCTTTGGGAGGCTGGTGTCAAATCGGTAAAACACCACCTAAAGAGAGTGGCGGGAAATGCCAACTTAACGTTTGAACAATTGATCACTTTATTAGCACAAATCGAAGCGATTCTCAATTCCCGTCCTCTTTCTCCCATGTCTCAAGATCCCAATGACCTAACTCCCTTATCACCCGCTCACTTCTTGATTGGAAGAAGCACCACGGAGCTGCCCGACCCAGACCTGCAACATGTTCCTGCAAATCGGCTGTCTGTATTCCAAAGAATCCAATTAATCAAGCAGCACTTTTGGAAGCAATGGAGCAAGGAATACATCAGCGAACTTCAGCAGAGGGTGAAATGGAAAACGCAGCAGCAAGATGTCCAAGAAGGAGTGCTTGTACTCGTCAAGGAAGACAACTTTCCTCCCTCAAAATGGCGCATGGGACGAATTGTAGCAGTGCATCCTGGCCGGGACGGAGTGAACCGTGTAGCTACCATAAGAACTTCCAGTGGTCTGGTGAAGCGCTCGTTTAGTAAGATATGTCCCTTGCCGGTAGAGACTGTCGTTGAAGACGCTCCAAGCGCTTCAAGACGGGGGGcatgttaaggactttaggttattgtttcttggcgtagtttgcttagttaatttgttttgtatttttatcccttaagttacgcccatgggcatcgatacgtatttgaaggattccatctgggcgccagaccatcgtacccatcaggccatatggaagggctctttatggctgggaaatacgttactggtcaaaggaagctttctaaattggacctttgccgcgatccgcaattcggcggatcgcaatacttcaatgaaagcgacttgtataggtatttgccagatggcggcgattttatgaccttaggcgcaaccattgcccgcaatggcgtctggtattggtgcgaccctgggtggagttcctcgggtttagtacttaagggatgatcgcagtaattttgctctctttgaccagtgctcgctctagacatgtgatcgtaaacgtaattCGTAaacttcccaactaagcaaactcccatttcatacttagaccaatactttaacattatttatataagtgaaatttaatacagtccactttcgtaaaccaaattgttgttttcgtggttttcgtttatcgaaggaacctcaacatcGCGAGTCCTAACACTTACAAACCCCTTTTTAACAGATGATATTAATTTGTTGACTTCAGgataaaaaagtcaaattttctCTGCTATTCAATTAATTCCATCGTCCCAGCTTGTTAAATGTATCATATTCgggtaaaagattttttactgCTCTTCCGCTTTCAACATATACGCTGCAACATctgatattaataataacaccTTCTCACTATGTTTATCTAGCTATAAAGATGATAACGAATCATTTACAAAGCAAGCAATAGAAGCAAAGATTGTTTGTTGTAATTACTTGCATGCCACTAAATATGGTACTCCTGGTTCTTTTTCTGTCATTTTTCCTACAATCAGATTGTCAATGTATCTAGCAGTACTATCCATAATCTCGTCAACTGAAATCCATATGTGGCCTTTACCAATatctcctttaattttttgtatttttgattCATACAGCTTTGATAAGTAATTTTTGCGAACAGTAGATTCCTTCGGAATTAGTTTTTCCATGTATTTTCCCACAAAAACTCTCTAAACATTATTATTGAAGCAACGCCATAGCAAATTTATGCCATTATAGCTTGAcacaattcaaattaaaattttttggatcTTATTCACTATCACCTTTGTGATTAAGTATTTTTCGTTGTCTTTGATGGCGCGTTGTTTTTACATATTGCTATAATTGGGATTTTTGTGTAGCTGCCACTTGTTCacataatgtaaaaataatcaattataaaaatttattcacaGTAACATTCACATAAACATCTTACCTGTATAATGCATACATTGCAATTTACGTGTTTTCCATTAGAACTGAAACATTTCtcatttgttgtttttagtCATATGTGAATCAACTTActctttttattaactttaggcattttgcaaaaatatagtAATTGTTTGACATGATTCACTTAATATTCTCAATAAGAATAAAACTCACCTTCAACGTCGGGTACTTTTATCGCAAgataatcaacaaaaaaaattatcaacaaaattccaattaaaTATCTCATGCTTATGCAAGAGTAtgcaaaaatatggaaaatatgaaaaaatatgcaaatatgcaaaatttatAGTATTGCACTTTGATCTTTATATGATAAAACAAATATCACCAGCTGTGTGTCCATTACCGCCAAAAATATGCAGTTGCATAAAAATTCGCAACCTACTCGTTACAGatcaaacaattttcttcCTTTACACAACTTTTACCCACATGCCCCCTTTTTCCATATTTGTAATATAACCCACTCCAATCAGTACCCTTACACTCCTTTATGGCATGACCATATTCCCAACAACTAAAACATCGTACCAACTTTATCCTTTTCTCAATGTGACATCTTACC
Proteins encoded in this window:
- the LOC136417153 gene encoding uncharacterized protein; translation: MRASFYSQLSFEVAETGRLRIAQRDSFPDEYDRLTGGIALSPKSKLLSLSPFVDREGVMRVGGRLRNSPYHFDKKHPMLLSPKHRLSRMLCEYEHKRLMHAGPQLLFSSIREKFWIVASRNLIRATVRNCIACSRFNPQCLVPIMGDLPQERLTVGRVFSVVGVDYMGPLHIRDKKGRGSRLSKCYVSVFICFATKALHLELVSDLSSVQWYFIPAQSPHFGGLWEAGVKSVKHHLKRVAGNANLTFEQLITLLAQIEAILNSRPLSPMSQDPNDLTPLSPAHFLIGRSTTELPDPDLQHVPANRLSVFQRIQLIKQHFWKQWSKEYISELQQRVKWKTQQQDVQEGVLVLVKEDNFPPSKWRMGRIVAVHPGRDGVNRVATIRTSSGLVKRSFSKICPLPVETVVEDAPSASRRGAC